One part of the Suncus etruscus isolate mSunEtr1 chromosome 2, mSunEtr1.pri.cur, whole genome shotgun sequence genome encodes these proteins:
- the LOC126001808 gene encoding LOW QUALITY PROTEIN: NADH dehydrogenase [ubiquinone] 1 alpha subcomplex subunit 5-like (The sequence of the model RefSeq protein was modified relative to this genomic sequence to represent the inferred CDS: deleted 2 bases in 1 codon), with product MAGLLKKTTGLVGLAVCESPHEFFKLRLRILYTKIIDVLEQMPTNAAYRKYTEQITNEKLGMVKAEPDVKRLEERLQSGQIEEVILQAENELSLARKMMQWKIWEPLVEEPPANQWKWPI from the exons ATGGCGGGCTTGCTGAAGAAGACGACTGGCCTCGTGGGCTTGGCGGTCTGCGAGAGTCCGCACGAG TTCTTCAAGCTGAGACTAAGAATTCTGTACACAAAGATAATTGATGTTCTTGAGCAAATGCCTACAAATGCAGCCTATAGGAAGTACACAGAACAGATTACAAATGAGAAGCTGGGAATGGTTAAAGCGGAACCAGATGTTAAAAGATTAGAAGAGCGACTTCAGAGTGGTCAAATAGAAGAGGTGATCCTGCAGGCTGAAAATGAACTAAGTCTGGCAAGAAAAATGATGCAGTGGAAG ATATGGGAGCCTTTAGTAGAGGAACCTCCTGCCAACCAATGGAAATGGCCAAtataa